A single genomic interval of Deinococcus radiopugnans ATCC 19172 harbors:
- the gdhA gene encoding NADP-specific glutamate dehydrogenase, with amino-acid sequence MGSVQDFLNSVTHMNRDQPEFLQAVEEVMDSLWPFLQEHPQYARQSLLRRLVEPERVIIFRVCWIDDAGEVQVNRGYRIQHSSAIGPYKGGLRFHPSVNLSILKFLAFEQTFKNALTTLPMGGGKGGSDFDPKGKSDLEVMRFCQAFMTELFRHIGADTDVPAGDIGVGGREIGYLAGMMKKLTNRADPVFTGKGLTYGGSLIRPEATGYGTVYFVQEMLEHEGRSLDGLRVSVSGSGNVAQYAIEKAMQFGAKVVTVSDSGGTAVDEDGFTPDKLATLMELRNERQGRVEEYARLVGAQYHAGARPWGVAVDVALPCATQNELDEADAAALIGNGAVAVAEGANMPCTFEAAKRFEDSGVLYAPGKASNAGGVATSGLEMSQNAQRLNWTRDEVDARLHEIMRGIHRAALAHGRRPDGSLSYLQGANVAGFVKVAQAMLEQGVV; translated from the coding sequence CTGGGCAGCGTCCAGGACTTCTTGAACAGCGTCACTCACATGAACCGCGACCAGCCGGAGTTCCTGCAGGCCGTCGAGGAAGTGATGGACAGCCTGTGGCCCTTCTTGCAGGAGCACCCGCAGTACGCCCGGCAAAGCCTGTTGCGGCGGCTGGTGGAACCCGAGCGCGTCATCATCTTCCGGGTGTGCTGGATCGACGACGCCGGCGAGGTGCAGGTCAACCGTGGCTACCGCATCCAGCACAGCAGCGCCATCGGGCCGTACAAGGGCGGGCTGCGCTTTCATCCCAGCGTCAACCTGTCGATCCTGAAGTTCCTGGCCTTCGAGCAGACCTTCAAGAACGCCCTGACCACCCTGCCGATGGGCGGCGGCAAGGGCGGCAGCGACTTTGACCCCAAGGGCAAGAGCGATCTGGAAGTCATGCGCTTCTGTCAGGCGTTCATGACCGAGCTGTTCCGGCACATTGGCGCGGACACCGACGTGCCTGCCGGGGACATTGGCGTGGGCGGGCGCGAGATCGGCTACCTGGCCGGCATGATGAAGAAGCTGACCAACCGCGCCGATCCGGTGTTTACGGGCAAGGGCCTGACCTACGGCGGCTCGCTGATCCGCCCGGAGGCCACCGGCTACGGCACGGTCTACTTCGTGCAGGAAATGCTGGAACACGAGGGCCGGTCACTCGACGGGCTGCGGGTCTCGGTGTCCGGCTCGGGCAACGTGGCGCAGTACGCCATCGAAAAGGCCATGCAGTTCGGGGCGAAGGTGGTCACGGTGTCGGACTCGGGCGGCACCGCTGTAGACGAGGACGGCTTCACGCCGGACAAGCTGGCCACGCTGATGGAACTGCGCAATGAACGGCAGGGCCGGGTGGAGGAATACGCCCGGCTGGTGGGCGCGCAGTACCACGCGGGCGCGCGGCCCTGGGGCGTGGCGGTGGATGTGGCCCTGCCCTGCGCCACCCAGAACGAGCTGGACGAGGCCGACGCCGCCGCGCTGATCGGCAACGGCGCAGTGGCGGTGGCCGAGGGGGCCAACATGCCCTGCACCTTCGAGGCCGCCAAGCGCTTCGAGGACTCGGGCGTGTTGTACGCACCCGGCAAGGCCAGCAACGCGGGCGGCGTGGCCACCAGCGGCCTGGAGATGAGCCAGAACGCCCAGCGCCTCAACTGGACGCGTGACGAGGTCGACGCCCGCCTGCACGAGATCATGCGCGGCATCCACCGCGCGGCCCTGGCGCACGGACGGCGGCCAGACGGCAGCCTCAGCTACCTGCAGGGAGCGAACGTGGCGGGCTTCGTGAAGGTGGCCCAGGCCATGCTGGAACAGGGCGTGGTGTAG
- a CDS encoding PaaI family thioesterase — translation MTLHPDLNYPLPEDFARLSPEEVAARINGPQGEGLSGTLCARLGIRFLSVTRERLSARMPVEGNLQPAGRLHGGANLALAEELASVGSWINLDPRRQVAVGVDLSGTHVRGVSGGFVTGEATLAYRGRSVMVWTVEIKDERGRLTSLARCTCNVVSVGS, via the coding sequence ATGACGCTGCATCCCGATCTGAATTACCCCCTGCCTGAAGATTTTGCCCGCCTGAGCCCCGAGGAGGTGGCGGCTCGCATCAACGGCCCACAGGGTGAGGGGCTGAGCGGCACCCTGTGCGCCCGCCTCGGCATCCGCTTTCTGAGCGTGACCCGCGAGCGCCTGAGCGCCCGGATGCCGGTAGAAGGCAACCTGCAGCCCGCCGGACGGCTGCACGGCGGCGCAAACCTCGCGCTGGCCGAGGAACTGGCGAGCGTGGGGTCATGGATCAACCTCGATCCGCGCCGGCAGGTGGCGGTGGGCGTGGATCTCAGCGGCACGCACGTCCGGGGCGTGTCCGGCGGCTTCGTGACCGGCGAGGCAACGCTGGCCTACCGGGGCCGCAGCGTCATGGTGTGGACGGTGGAGATCAAGGACGAGCGCGGGCGGCTGACCAGCTTGGCCCGCTGCACCTGCAACGTGGTGTCGGTGGGCAGCTGA
- a CDS encoding MBL fold metallo-hydrolase encodes MTVLMPTVDVHSLYANVYLLSSSAGRLLVDAGAWPYAARFDRLLRDFNPDAVLLTHAHVDHSGGAWRAARRGIPLLAHPLEHPQLTGEVHDLPYPAGRPDLGELVSRAHPKVPADALHAVHPGETVLGWAVVSLPGHTHGQIGVMMDGVLVAADAVIGAADGAHLPRAAYNADHPQAQDTLRRIAGMDLRAVLPGHGGPLSPAQVRRRAERA; translated from the coding sequence GTGACCGTTCTCATGCCCACCGTCGACGTCCATTCGCTGTATGCCAACGTGTACCTTCTGAGCAGTTCGGCGGGCCGCCTGCTGGTGGACGCCGGGGCGTGGCCCTACGCCGCCCGTTTTGACCGCCTGCTGCGCGACTTCAACCCGGACGCCGTGCTGCTGACCCATGCCCACGTGGACCACTCGGGGGGTGCGTGGCGGGCGGCGCGGCGCGGCATTCCGCTGCTGGCCCACCCGCTGGAGCACCCGCAGCTGACCGGCGAGGTTCATGATCTGCCGTATCCCGCTGGCCGCCCGGACCTGGGAGAACTGGTCTCCAGGGCGCATCCCAAGGTGCCTGCGGACGCCCTGCACGCAGTGCATCCCGGCGAGACGGTGCTGGGCTGGGCCGTGGTCTCGCTGCCGGGCCACACCCACGGCCAGATCGGCGTGATGATGGACGGCGTGCTGGTGGCCGCCGACGCCGTGATCGGGGCCGCCGACGGCGCGCACTTGCCCAGGGCCGCCTACAACGCCGATCATCCGCAGGCCCAGGACACCCTGAGACGAATCGCCGGGATGGACCTGCGGGCGGTGCTGCCCGGCCACGGCGGCCCACTGTCACCGGCGCAGGTGCGGCGGCGGGCCGAGCGGGCCTAA
- a CDS encoding DUF2231 domain-containing protein produces the protein MSLFPWQADQDKPSYVVEDALVNHDAIEELAEKLQLALRGAEGLLPDGVTDALHGVPLGHPLHPILVHLPLGGWMIAGMLDFFPGQHSEETRRAADLALTLGTVGAVATIATGWTDWSGARGEARRTGLIHGLLNETAFFLNIGSIVARRKKKRGLGKLLSGTALGLALAGGFLGGELVYRHGLGVGQTMDHPQG, from the coding sequence ATGAGTCTCTTTCCCTGGCAGGCCGATCAGGACAAGCCCAGCTATGTCGTCGAGGACGCCCTCGTCAACCACGACGCCATCGAGGAACTGGCCGAGAAACTGCAACTGGCGCTGCGCGGTGCGGAAGGCCTGCTGCCAGACGGCGTGACTGACGCGCTGCACGGCGTGCCGCTGGGCCACCCGCTGCACCCCATCCTGGTGCATCTGCCGCTGGGCGGGTGGATGATCGCCGGGATGCTGGATTTCTTTCCCGGCCAGCACTCGGAGGAAACCCGGCGGGCCGCCGATCTGGCGCTGACGCTGGGCACGGTGGGGGCCGTCGCCACCATCGCCACCGGCTGGACGGACTGGAGCGGCGCACGCGGCGAGGCCCGCCGCACCGGCCTGATTCACGGCCTGCTGAACGAGACCGCCTTCTTCCTGAACATCGGCTCTATCGTGGCGCGGCGCAAAAAGAAGCGCGGCCTGGGCAAACTGCTGTCGGGCACGGCGCTGGGGCTGGCGCTGGCGGGGGGATTCCTGGGCGGCGAACTGGTGTACCGCCACGGGCTGGGCGTGGGCCAGACGATGGACCACCCGCAGGGCTGA
- a CDS encoding peroxidase-related enzyme (This protein belongs to a clade of uncharacterized proteins related to peroxidases such as the alkylhydroperoxidase AhpD.) yields the protein MNEISWLAVPTKDNAHEGVRKLWGKAEANLGFVPNVFRAQALNGEQFLAWWNYFNLLVNKPGHLSNVEREMLAVVVSGLNRCVYCAVSHGAALREYGMEAGKADKVAVNWRHAALSGREAALCAFAEKLTLHPAGMAQSDLTPLRDAGLDDAQILEAVQVIGMFNMTNRVSSALGFVPNAEYHSQGR from the coding sequence ATGAATGAAATCTCCTGGCTGGCCGTGCCGACGAAGGACAACGCGCACGAGGGTGTCCGCAAACTGTGGGGCAAGGCGGAGGCGAACCTGGGTTTCGTGCCCAACGTCTTCCGGGCGCAGGCGCTGAACGGCGAGCAGTTCCTGGCGTGGTGGAACTATTTCAACCTGCTGGTCAATAAGCCGGGGCACCTGAGCAACGTCGAGCGCGAGATGCTGGCGGTGGTGGTGAGTGGCCTGAACCGCTGCGTGTACTGCGCGGTCTCGCACGGCGCGGCGCTGCGCGAGTACGGCATGGAAGCCGGCAAGGCCGACAAGGTGGCCGTGAACTGGCGGCACGCGGCCCTGTCCGGGCGGGAGGCGGCCCTATGCGCCTTTGCCGAGAAGCTCACCCTGCACCCCGCCGGGATGGCTCAGTCGGACCTGACCCCCCTGCGGGACGCGGGGCTGGACGACGCCCAGATTCTAGAGGCCGTGCAGGTGATCGGCATGTTCAACATGACCAACCGGGTCAGCAGCGCCCTGGGTTTCGTTCCCAACGCCGAGTACCACTCGCAGGGGCGGTAG